Proteins from one Bufo gargarizans isolate SCDJY-AF-19 chromosome 8, ASM1485885v1, whole genome shotgun sequence genomic window:
- the LOC122945133 gene encoding uncharacterized protein LOC122945133: protein MGRLDDQAKHRIVVLRKAGLSFRKIKKVLELDNIKVTPQAIYLFLKRKNIEPEKSVGATQNLPTKGQPWEQAQLWSLLQDNGGQKKERVSQVPNAQQTTSDVKPQDGQKDNIKIVSVMSLSQGNPSLEPPTNAPRTVPQAVPEGQRVQDTRSDTVRPTHHPTLSIARPCPAYQASHNHVNGRARTPLPAPRNPALLVTKKLVDKAIILQKKVIFQNGGQTLNPGGAYPLPATSQQQTARPAAKASAQIKDASTQTALSSFPPTRPEASGEQLDSIRGELHRLTQVMQTLMERQNRWEQEQMRQRQCNHQEVLSQIQQLGAKLFQTCAPFSAGQETEAHLPDFGPFKMELL, encoded by the exons ATGGGTCGCCTGGACGATCAGGCAAAACACAGGATTGTGGTGTTGAGAAAAGCCGGTCTCAGTTTTCGGAAAATCAAAAAGGTCCTTGAGCTGGACAACATAAAGGTGACACCACAAGCCATCTACCTCTTCTTAAAACGTAAGAACATTGAACCTGAGAAGTCTGTTGGTGCCACCCAGAACCTACCTACAAAAGGACAACCCTGGGAACAGGCCCAGCTCTGGAGCCTTCTGCAGGACAATGGTGGCCAGAAAAAGGAGAGGGTTTCGCAGGTACCTAATGCCCAGCAGACCACCAGTGATGTCAAACCACAGGATGGTCAAAAAGATAACATCAAAATTGTGAGTGTGATGTCCCTTTCTCAAGGAAATCCATCCCTGGAGCCACCAACCAACGCTCCAAGAACTGTGCCTCAGGCTGTCCCAGAAGGACAGAGAGTGCAGGACACAC GATCCGATACTGTCCGCCCTACGCACCACCCCACCCTGAGCATCGCTCGTCCCTGCCCTGCGTATCAGGCATCTCATAATCACGTCAACGGGAGAGCGAGGACGCCGCTGCCCGCCCCCAGGAACCCCGCACTGCTCGTTACAAAGAAGTTAGTGGACAAAGCCATCATCCTACAGAAGAAG GTCATATTCCAAAATGGAGGTCAGACCTTGAATCCAGGAGGAGCCTACCCACTTCCCGCAACAAGCCAGCAGCAGACTGCAAGACCAGCTGCCAAAGCAAGCGCTCAG ATAAAAGACGCGAGCACACAGACGGCACTTTCCTCCTTTCCTCCAACGAGGCCGGAAGCAAGCGGGGAGCAATTGGACTCGATAAGAGGGGAGCTGCACAGACTGACGCAAGTCATGCAGACCCTCATGGAGAGGCAGAATCGGTGGGAACAAGAACAGATGAGGCAGCGGCAGTGCAACCACCAGGAGGTGCTGTCACAGATCCAACAGCTGGGGGCAAAACTTTTTCAAACCTGCGCGCCCTTCAGTGCTGGCCAAGAGACTGAGGCTCACTTGCCCGATTTTGGACCTTTCAAGATGGAGCTTTTGTGA
- the RNPS1 gene encoding RNA-binding protein with serine-rich domain 1, with translation MAAPRHNERDGLSDLRREKQRKSGKMAPSPSKRKERSEDRAKERTKEKAPNKEAGEKDRGRDKTRKRRSASSGSSSSSRSRSSSSSSSSSGSSSGSSSGSSSSSASSRSGSSSSSRSSSSSSSSGSPSPSRRRHDNRRRSRSKSKQPKRDEKERKRRSPSPKPTKVHIGRLTRNVTKDHILEIFSTYGKIKMIDMPVDRLHPHLNKGYAYVEFEASDEADKALKHMDGGQIDGQEITASAVLTPRPLRVVPRRFSPPRRMLPPPPMWRRSPPRMRRRSRSPRRRSPVRRRSRSPARRRHRSRSSSNSSR, from the exons ATGGCGGCGCCGCGTCATAACGAGCGCGACGGCTTGTCTGATCTCAGgagggagaagcagagaaagtccGGGAAAAT GGCTCCCTCTCCTAGCAAGCGTAAAGAGCGCTCTGAGGACCGGGCCAAGGAGCGAACCAAGGAGAAGGCCCCCAACAAAGAGGCAGGAGAGAAAGATCGCGGGCGGGATAAGACCAGGAAGAGGCGCAGCGCCTctagtggcagcagtagcagcag TCGCTCGCGGTCGAGCTCATCATCCAGTTCTTCCTCGGGCTCCAGCTCTGGATCAAGCTCAGGATCAAGTTCTTCATCTGCTTCAAGCCGGTCAGGCAGCTCCAGCTCATCCCGAAGCTCCAGCTCCAGCAGTTCCTCCGGGTCCCCAAGTCCTTCCCGCCGTCGCCATGACAATCGAAGGCGCTCCCGCTCAAA ATCAAAACAGCCAAAACGTGATGaaaaagagaggaagaggaggagtccAAGTCCGAAGCCCACCAAAGTGCACATTGGGCGGCTGACGAGGAACGTGACTAAG GACCACATACTGGAGATCTTTTCTACCTATGGGAAGATTAAGATGATTGACATGCCCGTAGACCGCCTGCACCCACATCTCAACAAGGGCTACGCCTACGTGGAGTTTGAGGCTTCCGATGAAGCTGACAAAGCCCTGAAACACATGGACGGAG GACAGATTGATGGCCAGGAGATCACCGCTTCAGCAGTGCTTACTCCTCGACCCTTGAGGGTGGTGCCTCGAAGGTTCAGCCCTCCCCGTCGGATGTTACCCCCTCCCCCTATGTGGCGTCGTTCTCCCCCACGCATGAGGAGGAG gtcccgtTCTCCACGTCGACGCTCCCCTGTCCGCCGCCGCTCTCGGTCCCCTGCACGCCGTCGCCACCGCAGCCGTTCCAGCTCCAATTCATCACGGTGA